A region from the Mesorhizobium sp. J8 genome encodes:
- a CDS encoding tail protein X translates to MTETVTVKSEGMTLSALLARHYRKAYPGMVAKTFALNQDLAGSGPYLPVGRVVTVMTPAEMQAEGAAAMPVVDLFL, encoded by the coding sequence ATGACAGAAACGGTCACCGTGAAGTCGGAAGGCATGACGCTGTCCGCTCTTCTGGCGCGGCACTATCGCAAGGCCTACCCCGGCATGGTGGCGAAGACGTTCGCGCTCAACCAAGACCTCGCCGGGTCCGGCCCGTATCTGCCGGTCGGCCGGGTCGTCACGGTGATGACGCCGGCGGAAATGCAGGCGGAGGGCGCCGCGGCCATGCCGGTGGTTGATCTCTTCTTATGA
- a CDS encoding phage late control D family protein — protein MRKGHFRVVVGGQDVTSRFVPLLISLTITKSSTEATQSASFTLDDKDATVRFPKTGTPVSIELGWQGGAMRTFEGEVDTCDWSTDRGSGSVLSITARSASLKGKVKQPADRHREKTTLGRVLQDAAQDAGLSIKVHPSLASRQLEYEAQDNESFLAFADRLAREHGATFAIKGTQAGFVPRNAGVSATGQPLPTIRITRGMVISASGLTPVTDRPRFKKKKGRWYDLHRAKQVIEEVETGDDVEPEDVLRFMEPDETSAKTRADSDRVDGARSKGSGSVTIEGEPTAEPEGTAIIDLRAGVDGSYTIASIADTLDRGSGYTTQISLGNPQGSAGADSR, from the coding sequence ATGAGAAAGGGCCACTTCCGAGTGGTCGTCGGCGGGCAGGACGTCACCTCCCGCTTCGTGCCGCTGCTGATCTCGCTGACCATCACCAAGTCGAGCACGGAGGCGACGCAATCGGCCTCCTTCACGCTGGACGACAAGGACGCCACGGTGCGGTTTCCCAAGACCGGCACACCCGTGTCGATCGAACTCGGCTGGCAGGGCGGCGCGATGCGGACCTTCGAGGGCGAAGTCGACACCTGCGACTGGTCGACCGACAGAGGATCCGGCAGCGTCCTTTCCATCACCGCGCGTTCGGCGAGCCTCAAGGGCAAGGTCAAGCAACCGGCCGACCGGCACAGGGAAAAGACGACGCTCGGCCGGGTGCTGCAGGACGCCGCGCAAGATGCAGGCCTGTCGATCAAGGTGCATCCGTCACTGGCCAGCCGGCAGTTGGAGTACGAGGCGCAGGACAATGAGAGCTTCCTTGCCTTCGCCGACCGCCTGGCGCGCGAGCATGGCGCAACCTTCGCCATCAAGGGCACGCAGGCGGGCTTTGTCCCCCGCAATGCCGGTGTTTCGGCGACCGGCCAGCCGCTGCCGACGATTCGGATCACCCGCGGCATGGTGATATCGGCGAGCGGCCTGACGCCGGTGACGGACCGGCCGCGCTTCAAGAAGAAGAAGGGCCGCTGGTACGACTTGCATAGGGCGAAGCAGGTCATCGAAGAGGTCGAGACCGGCGACGATGTCGAGCCGGAAGACGTGTTGCGCTTCATGGAGCCGGACGAGACGTCGGCGAAGACCCGCGCCGATTCCGATCGCGTCGACGGCGCGCGGTCGAAGGGCTCGGGCTCGGTCACCATCGAAGGCGAGCCGACCGCCGAGCCGGAAGGCACGGCCATCATAGACCTGCGTGCCGGCGTCGACGGCAGCTACACCATCGCCTCGATCGCCGACACGCTCGACCGCGGCAGCGGCTACACCACGCAGATCTCGCTCGGCAACCCGCAGGGCTCGGCCGGGGCGGACAGCCGCTAG
- a CDS encoding glycoside hydrolase family 108 protein — protein sequence MTASREQESLARVLAHEGGYSNHPADPGGVTMKGVTQRVYDAYRKSNGLAPRSVKSITSQELFEIYDRQYWDAVKGDQLPAGVDYVVVDGAVNSGPKQSIIWLQRALGSLYRGRIDGVIGLGTIAAVQACNDHDALIDRICDQRLAFLQHLKTWKDFGRGWSARVAEVRIIGQAWATGAVPQSANFVDGGQAKAFVEDATTAPSTAPADAAAGGGVAVIGLSGTLAELQSQLSPFTYTSEWIGKIVVILALVSAVMAIGGLAYGWYARRKAARLANAIGAVG from the coding sequence ATGACCGCATCCCGCGAGCAGGAATCGCTCGCCCGCGTGCTCGCGCATGAGGGCGGCTACAGCAATCATCCGGCCGACCCGGGCGGCGTCACCATGAAAGGCGTGACCCAGCGTGTCTATGACGCCTATCGCAAGAGCAACGGGCTGGCGCCCCGCTCGGTGAAAAGCATCACCAGCCAGGAACTCTTCGAAATCTACGACCGCCAGTATTGGGACGCCGTGAAGGGCGACCAGTTGCCGGCCGGCGTCGACTATGTCGTTGTCGATGGCGCGGTGAACTCGGGCCCGAAGCAGTCGATCATCTGGCTGCAGCGCGCGCTCGGCTCGCTCTACAGGGGCCGGATCGATGGCGTCATCGGTCTCGGCACCATCGCCGCTGTGCAGGCCTGCAACGACCATGACGCCCTCATCGACCGCATCTGCGACCAGCGGCTCGCCTTTCTGCAGCATTTGAAGACCTGGAAGGACTTCGGCCGCGGCTGGTCGGCGCGCGTCGCGGAAGTGCGCATCATCGGCCAAGCCTGGGCGACCGGTGCTGTGCCGCAGTCGGCGAACTTCGTTGACGGCGGTCAGGCCAAGGCCTTCGTCGAGGATGCCACGACTGCCCCCTCGACCGCGCCGGCCGACGCGGCCGCCGGCGGCGGGGTCGCCGTCATCGGCCTTTCGGGCACGCTGGCCGAGCTGCAGAGCCAGCTTTCGCCGTTCACCTACACCAGCGAGTGGATCGGCAAGATCGTCGTCATCCTCGCTTTGGTCAGTGCGGTCATGGCGATCGGCGGCCTTGCATATGGCTGGTACGCCCGCCGCAAGGCCGCGCGTCTTGCAAACGCCATCGGCGCGGTGGGCTGA